The following coding sequences are from one Dermacentor andersoni chromosome 5, qqDerAnde1_hic_scaffold, whole genome shotgun sequence window:
- the LOC126531738 gene encoding sorting nexin-19-like, with the protein MLSTLLSLVVLVLGLMLCHKWNPFLGSVVCCILTFYGIKKVLQGKLDSVIGKLSRGSATKCRLPKNTFILPDNAVKFMSHLYGVLTGKEPSGTELRISSTCLTSSSQSEDGDLERHCPSDYVTAEVKAFVDNIKRHYIDSWYADVSSNLDFPKELEYIIEDVLRALYLRLGSLDVCSLLEKMLPVVQAHYRKYRTCLLAVERTKRHSCDESCDALRRETIRRRFPLKHVAFESETSEQHYLRGITSVLVKLLEPPHLLASPATNALVVDILTNNVLAPAVDRLCMPEWLNWALLFVLSMEEDAEILSMKNCDVADQHAKQGNTESGDGDCPCKAKQKPSSTDVCATTESAGTNQSSNVNQDEASVLPCRDSSSFSLNSAKGSEYLTLPAVYVGTQDHSVKIFSSKDVEKAVEAEVFLGSLVFSDICITRTESRSVPGKGVHTVYCIMYEIRKHSEDATAPMTEVRKVWRRFREFLELQGSLESNPHLRKHLKGIRGPSRGLGSVLSDKKNVQERLIFLQHYLKLLCSREAIVNSKEFHKFLDYAEDIEEQPVAQMRRQASSSRLDRVFVQGVKSTLELLKTALPGDDHSSISPLSPLEGSMVLMSDYLPADLEYSFSEDNHSQLLQQCMFNFIDNFDQASSPEFSPPLTPSSLPLPQDRSPSNASYKSFQELPTPEVHFPPKEEDIVPLWRGNVPQTPMEQVAESLHLDIPLFASAVDFVVDSLEDGHLCKSAQLVLFVELLMGRALETSLRDQLTALFGVANCTFYLHRLHEQLWGSEPSAQVFREAQVARGLVKIVPVWAQLIFGVDNVCKAARTLAKSIQILDLNKCLAYQLLDILVDSLLAQDNCDARLEENA; encoded by the coding sequence ATGCTTTCAACACTGCTCAGCTTAGTTGTGCTTGTGCTCGGTCTGATGCTGTGTCATAAGTGGAATCCCTTTCTTGGAAGCGTAGTATGTTGCATATTAACTTTCTACGGCATCAAGAAGGTTTTGCAAGGAAAGCTAGACAGTGTAATCGGAAAGCTTtcgagaggaagcgctacgaaatgtcgcctgccaaagaacacctttATCCTGCCAGACAACGCTGTGAAATTTATGAGTCACCTTTACGGTGTACTCACAGGCAAGGAGCCTTCAGGCACGGAGTTGCGGATCAGCAGCACCTGTCTCACCTCGTCTTCTCAGAGCGAAGATGGCGACTTAGAGCGTCACTGTCCGTCGGACTACGTCACCGCAGAGGTGAAGGCTTTTGTTGACAACATAAAAAGGCACTACATCGACTCCTGGTACGCCGACGTGAGCAGCAATCTGGATTTTCCGAAAGAGCTCGAGTACATTATCGAAGATGTGTTGCGGGCACTTTACCTACGGCTGGGTTCGCTGGATGTGTGTAGCCTGCTAGAGAAAATGTTGCCCGTGGTGCAAGCTCATTATAGAAAATATAGGACGTGCCTCTTGGCCGTGGAGCGCACCAAGAGGCACAGCTGCGACGAGTCGTGCGACGCACTGCGGCGCGAAACAATCAGGAGGCGATTTCCTTTGAAGCACGTTGCCTTCGAGAGCGAAACCTCGGAGCAGCACTATCTGAGAGGAATCACTTCGGTGTTGGTCAAGCTCCTAGAGCCACCTCACTTGCTGGCCAGTCCGGCAACAAATGCTCTTGTGGTGGACATCCTTACCAACAACGTACTCGCCCCTGCTGTCGACCGCTTGTGCATGCCCGAATGGCTCAATTGGGCGTTGCTCTTCGTACTTTCAATGGAAGAAGATGCAGAAATACTTTCCATGAAAAACTGTGATGTGGCAGATCAACATGCCAAACAGGGCAACACAGAGAGCGGTGATGGTGACTGTCCATGCAAGGCAAAGCAGAAGCCTTCGAGTACAGATGTGTGTGCTACCACAGAAAGTGCAGGCACTAACCAGTCTTCCAATGTCAATCAAGACGAGGCATCTGTGTTGCCTTGTCGAGATTCCAGCTCATTTAGTCTCAACTCTGCCAAAGGGAGCGAGTACCTGACTCTCCCAGCTGTTTATGTTGGTACACAAGATCACTCGGTAAAAATCTTTAGTTCCAAGGATGTTGAAAAGGCTGTGGAAGCAGAAGTTTTCTTGGGGTCCTTGGTGTTCTCGGACATCTGCATAACGCGCACAGAATCGAGGTCTGTGCCTGGAAAAGGAGTGCACACAGTTTACTGCATCATGTATGAAATTCGGAAGCACAGCGAAGATGCAACTGCACCCATGACTGAAGTCCGCAAGGTATGGAGGAGGTTCAGGGAATTTCTGGAACTGCAAGGAAGCCTTGAAAGCAACCCACACTTGAGAAAGCACCTGAAAGGAATTCGTGGCCCCAGTCGTGGATTGGGGAGTGTGTTGTCTGACAAAAAAAATGTCCAGGAGCGGCTCATATTTCTGCAGCACTATTTAAAGCTTCTGTGTAGCCGCGAAGCAATTGTAAACAGCAAAGAGTTTCACAAGTTTCTTGACTATGCCGAGGACATAGAAGAGCAACCAGTCGCTCAAATGCGGCGACAGGCGTCATCAAGTCGTTTAGACCGGGTCTTTGTGCAAGGAGTTAAAAGCACATTGGAGCTGCTCAAGACAGCTCTCCCTGGAGACGATCACAGTTCCATAAGCCCCCTCTCACCTCTAGAAGGCAGCATGGTGCTGATGTCCGACTACCTTCCTGCTGATCTTGAGTATTCATTTTCTGAAGACAACCATTCTCAGCTGTTGCAGCAGTGTATGTTCAACTTCATTGACAACTTTGACCAGGCGTCATCACCTGAATTCTCACCACCACTCACCCCAAGCTCTTTGCCGCTGCCTCAGGACCGGTCACCAAGCAATGCATCATACAAGAGTTTCCAGGAACTGCCAACCCCTGAGGTCCACTTTCCACCTAAGGAGGAAGACATTGTGCCGTTGTGGAGGGGTAATGTCCCACAGACGCCCATGGAACAAGTTGCAGAGTCCCTCCATTTGGACATTCCTCTCTTTGCTTCAGCAGTTGACTTTGTAGTGGACTCTCTTGAAGATGGCCATCTTTGCAAGTCAGCTCAGCTGGTCCTGTTTGTTGAACTCTTAATGGGTAGAGCACTTGAGACGTCTCTGAGGGATCAACTGACTGCATTGTTCGGGGTAGCCAATTGCACTTTTTACTTGCACCGGTTGCATGAACAATTGTGGGGCTCCGAACCCAGTGCACAGGTATTTAGGGAGGCTCAGGTTGCACGGGGTTTGGTGAAGATTGTGCCTGTGTGGGCACAGCTAATTTTTGGTGTAGACAATGTGTGCAAAGCAGCAAGGACACTTGCCAAATCCATACAGATTCTGGACCTGAACAAATGTCTAGCTTACCAGTTGCTTGACATCCTGGTCGATTCCCTGCTTGCTCAGGACAACTGTGATGCCAGGCTTGAAGAGAATGCCTGA